The sequence GACGCCATAAAGCAGTTAACTCcaagtaaaactaaaatttcgTTTCTTGATCGATGGGAAATTGATTCCAGAGGCCGCTTTCGTTAGATTTCACATTTGTAAGCTACTCGTCAATATACTTGTAATAAGAacgagcaataaaaaaaaaaaatgactgcTACAGAAGTCGTCGTCTAGTTGTTTCGAGTGTAACCTTTTCGTATGCCCTAATTTATACTGTTCGTGGATCGCTGAGTACTTAGTGCGATGCTAAGACCCCACAACTGTAATTGGCCTAGATGGACATCGACTGTGAAAAGCGAAACAAATTAGTGCACGGAATTAAAAGAGAACGTAAAATACTTGaacgggtggttaaatttcaagggccgatgttgaatgtgaaccacaagttcttttctgcatttcatttgacatttttcaatttcagactaactcaatttgaaccatggtcAATTTAAATATTCGTGAATgatcagaatggtggcaggaaatagcaacagtgaatgatcaattgtcgaagaaaatcatcttcagtgatgaggcacattttcacctcagtggattcgtcaataagtagaattgccgcatttgggcgaatgataatctacgagtgattgccgaaaaaccaatgcacccacaacgagtgactgtttggtgcggtttatgggccggcggcatcattgggccgtattttttccaaaatgaggccggtcaggcagtcactgtgaatagtgttcgccatCGTgggatgataacgaactttttatggcccgaattggaagatatggatgtggacgatatgtggtttcaacaggacggtgccacttgtcacgcaGATCTGCTATTTTGTTAGTCTTAGAAGTTTCCTCAAGCTCTCcagatctacccgtggccagaaggatctcgcaactttgcacgtttgcgcattagcccagcgttcgctgagttgacgcgaggcctatctttccaggagtagactGCAGGTGCTCAAGGGAACCCAAATCTTCTCATTTTGCGGTGAATCCGTCTCGAGAGTCGCCTgtcgcacaaacaacgagcccaaggccctaattgccgcttggctgacggagtagatatttacgtcctttacagtaattgcagaagtaagcaaccaatcaactgcttccttaattgcggctacctccgcttaGAAAAGGCAAGGTAAGAATTTAGGGAAACACTCCGATCTGATTCAAATATTTCTCAAgtcattgaatttttatttttgttgtaacataAACCCTTTTCAGCTCTGCTTAAATCGGAGCGCAGGAACCAAAGGGAGAGAAATGTTAAATAAGTTGTCTTACGTGGGTATGCGCGGTCTCTTCTTAAATCGGACAACAATGTCTGGCATATCGGCAACTCGACACTGTTCGAATGTAATGGCTGATGATGTCCGCAAATGACATTCAAGGGGCGAGAGTCTCTGGTTCTTCATTTAACTAACGCGCAGTGTTGTCGTACTTATAGTAGAAAGTCGTTCCTGAACTCAAGGACATGGCTTCTGATGCCTTTATGAAACGACTCAGCATCCAGCAAGCGTTTGCTTGAGATAGCGGGCCAACAAAAACTGTTTACTTCGCTCCTTAAGTGAGAGCATAAGGGTCCTACTGTGGAGGAGTTGTTTGGACGGCATAAGAAGACGACATAAGAGGActtaaatgcaatatttttacagaTCTGTTATTTCATTTACTGTCTCCTCATGGCGCACAAAATGGAGTTATCAGAGATCAGAGCAAAAATTGATTTCTTAGCATTCAGTTTCCCACAAGGAGTAATAAAGACCTAGTCTGGCAAATACGTAAACACTTGAGTGTTCGGGAGGTATTTGTAGGTATCTCGCAACAGGTCTGAAGTTTTACCTCTCGACCTATGACCGATGCCAACCTGATCGCGGAAATAATTCATACTTTCTCGACCAGAGGTCGGTTCCTTCAGCGATTTAGTTCCATTTGGTTGGTGAATCCTCTTCGCCGTACTATGCAAAAGTCACTACAGATTCGAAATTGAACAACTTACCGTTTGTCCCGCTGACGCTCAGCTGCATCGACACGCAGAAAGTTGAGTATTGAAGCCTCTTGCGGATTAAGGCCCAGGAATTGTTCGTTTGGTATGCGTTCGGCATTGATCAGCGATGTAATGGAGTTGAGTGAGTTCAACGAATTCAGTGTTGATGCAGCAGCGGCGTGATGCGCATGAGCGTGTGGATGATGCGAATGAGGCAAAGCTGCATGTGGATGCTGATGTTGATGTGGTGGCAGTGATGTACCAGCCACATTGCCATGCAAATGTGGTGGCAACtgttgatgttgatgttgtGGCTGTAGTTGCTGTTGGTGGTGATGTGGATGTTGTGGGTGGCGTTGCAAATGATGATAGGAGGGATCCGTTTCCATTTGTGGAGTTGCAAGAAGGCGTGGCTGTAGGAAAAGATAAAAATAGTGGATGAACTCTGGCTGTGAAATTCCTATTGAACATAAATATGTGCGCACGTGGGTaactattttgttataaaaactcATAAGCATTTACGCCAGTCGAAAGTTTTAATACATGACTTCACCATTCCTTAGTATTTGCGTCCACACTCACCCCCTTATTTGTACTATGAATTCCATCTGAACTGCTAATGTTCGCCTCTGCGACGCTGGTTGTGGCTAAAGACGTCgcgttgttgttgtcattgtaGAGCATCATCCCAGCCGAGTCAACGGTGCAGTCCTGATCCTCACGTTCTCGCTGTTCACGTTCATCATCGTCCTGCTCACGTTTCACATTGATGCGCAAATCCTCACCACCCTCGTCGGCAACCATCGGCTCCTGTGAACTAGTCACCACGTCTTGTTCCCCCAGCACATGCACCGGTGCCAGACAATGTTTGCCGATCACGCCCTTCTTGCCGTGCAAGCGCTCCAGCGCGTGATTGAGACGATGCTTTTTAAACGATTTGAGATAACGGAATTGCATGCCACAGACGTCGCACGTGAAGAGCTTGTCGGCCGGCAAGCGGGCGCGATGATTCTGCTCCTTATGCTTAGCATATGCGGAGCGATAACGATACGATTGCCCGCATTGCTCACAAATGAACGGTTTCTCTTCGCCCGGCCCAATGTGTGGGTGCTGGAGGGCAGCATGCTGCTCCAACAGCCACACATTCGGAAAATGTGCATTGCAGACGACGCAACGTGTCTCTTCCTCGATGGGCTCGCCAAAGAGTGACGACGACTCCGATGGGCTATTTAGCCGTTGAGTGAGCAGCTGGTGTTGCGCCAGCAGCGCTGAGGTGGGTGGTGGTGTTGATGAGGTAGAAGATGAGGAGCTTTTCTCCTTGCAGCTAGACGTGTCGGTGCAACCGGGCGTGCTCGAGGAGAGCAACAGCTGTGTGTATGAACGCAGACTGTCGCTGACGCCACCGAGTGAGGAGCCGGAACGACGACGTTGCAGCAATTGTTCGAGCGATTCCTTGTAGAGCAGTGGCGAAC comes from Anastrepha ludens isolate Willacy chromosome 3, idAnaLude1.1, whole genome shotgun sequence and encodes:
- the LOC128857933 gene encoding pair-rule protein odd-paired-like — protein: MPGQSVDLNVLFRHFGSPFNAMGNGSSAAVAAAHCPTPFAFPFTPFGLNLFDIDPSRILGMLRHQTWLAEEALKGRNLLNTPKDFAHRYNPIGELFAKDFHQNHSHATTAELLAGVAAPNNRASAASPVKQATTSPLQQPERSTVPQQQQQYKQQHHQQPQQQQQQQQQQQQTFNIRYPSPAAFFHHQQQQQQQQQQQQQQHLKQKSSRQGTPSPHATATSTQSKPDTTPTAHTETPVDDAVIELTTHDEARDSGRESAVHTPSNSTGTSSGLGTSATTSSGALSSACSPLLYKESLEQLLQRRRSGSSLGGVSDSLRSYTQLLLSSSTPGCTDTSSCKEKSSSSSTSSTPPPTSALLAQHQLLTQRLNSPSESSSLFGEPIEEETRCVVCNAHFPNVWLLEQHAALQHPHIGPGEEKPFICEQCGQSYRYRSAYAKHKEQNHRARLPADKLFTCDVCGMQFRYLKSFKKHRLNHALERLHGKKGVIGKHCLAPVHVLGEQDVVTSSQEPMVADEGGEDLRINVKREQDDDEREQREREDQDCTVDSAGMMLYNDNNNATSLATTSVAEANISSSDGIHSTNKGPRLLATPQMETDPSYHHLQRHPQHPHHHQQQLQPQHQHQQLPPHLHGNVAGTSLPPHQHQHPHAALPHSHHPHAHAHHAAAASTLNSLNSLNSITSLINAERIPNEQFLGLNPQEASILNFLRVDAAERQRDKRPQTSRFACPFCGKCVRSKENLKLHVRKHTGERPFVCLFCGRAFGGKSDLTRHLRIHTGERPYHCESCGKCFARADYLSKHLTTHIHNAPR